In Bradyrhizobium sp. 195, the sequence ATTGCGAGCGTAGCGAAGCGACGAAGCAATCCAGACTGCCTTCGCGGAACGACCCTGGATTGCTTCGCTTCGCTCGCAATGACGAAAGACTGGAGACACAACATGCTCAGAGAAATCCGCCCCGCCATCGTCCTTTTGCTGATCCTCACCGCCATCACGGGCTTGGCCTATCCACTCGCGATGACGGCCATCGCCGGCGCGCTCTTTCCCGCGCAGGCACAAGGCAGCCTGGTCGAGAAGGACGGCAAGGTGATCGGCTCGGCCCTGATCGGGCAGGAGTTCAGAGAGGACAAGTATTTCCACGGCCGCCCGTCGGCGACGGTTGCGCCGGACCCCAATGACTCGACCAAGACGGTGTCGGCACCCTACAACGCCGCCAATTCGGGCGGCTCCAATCTCGGCCCGACCAGCAAAGCCCTGGCCGACCGGCTGAAGGAGGATGTGGACAAGCTCAAGGCTGAGAATCCGAACCAGCCGGTCCCGGTCGACCTCGTGACGACCTCGGCCAGCGGTCTCGATCCGGATATCTCGCCCGAAGCGGCGCAATTCCAGGTGCCACGGGTAGCGAAGGCGCGGAATCTGCCGGAAGACACCGTGAGGAAGCTTGTAGCTTCCAACGTTCTGGGCCGCTGGTTCGGGTTGCTCGGCGAACCCAGGGTTAACGTTCTGGCGCTGAATCGCGCGCTCGATCAG encodes:
- a CDS encoding K(+)-transporting ATPase subunit C — encoded protein: MLREIRPAIVLLLILTAITGLAYPLAMTAIAGALFPAQAQGSLVEKDGKVIGSALIGQEFREDKYFHGRPSATVAPDPNDSTKTVSAPYNAANSGGSNLGPTSKALADRLKEDVDKLKAENPNQPVPVDLVTTSASGLDPDISPEAAQFQVPRVAKARNLPEDTVRKLVASNVLGRWFGLLGEPRVNVLALNRALDQAAAK